From Pandoraea norimbergensis, the proteins below share one genomic window:
- a CDS encoding META and DUF4377 domain-containing protein: MTQRLPSSFASYVAMLLVPAAMLAGCAAPSGGGATPAAAGDSNATAAATTPADILGTWQLVRWEGANDIPSLPEGRVINLTFNDKGAFSGTGGCNRIFGQYTVGPANGQVSLKAPAATRMACPDSMAFEDRYLKTLPRVARFERRDTQLILSAPGGETLTYASQTLLNRPVAGATGTTKTEDRVLDVDSQMADCVGVGPRKCLRVRTADDSGKAPWELWYAHIDGFDWKPGVEYRVKIHGEPVDNPPADASSMRWTLVEVIRQTPTR; the protein is encoded by the coding sequence ATGACCCAACGCCTACCCTCCTCATTCGCCTCATATGTCGCCATGTTGCTCGTGCCTGCCGCAATGCTGGCCGGCTGTGCCGCCCCCTCAGGCGGCGGCGCCACCCCAGCGGCAGCCGGCGACAGCAACGCGACAGCGGCTGCGACAACCCCGGCCGATATCCTCGGCACCTGGCAGTTGGTCCGTTGGGAAGGCGCCAATGACATTCCGAGCCTGCCGGAAGGCCGCGTGATCAATCTCACGTTCAACGACAAGGGTGCGTTCTCCGGCACCGGGGGATGCAATCGCATTTTCGGCCAGTACACGGTCGGCCCGGCCAACGGACAGGTGAGCCTGAAAGCCCCGGCAGCGACGCGCATGGCTTGCCCGGACTCGATGGCGTTTGAAGACCGCTATCTCAAAACGTTGCCGCGTGTCGCGCGCTTCGAGCGCCGCGACACCCAACTGATCCTGAGTGCACCGGGTGGCGAGACGCTGACATATGCATCGCAGACCTTGCTCAATCGCCCGGTTGCCGGTGCCACCGGCACGACCAAAACGGAAGATCGCGTACTCGACGTCGACTCGCAAATGGCGGACTGTGTCGGCGTTGGGCCACGCAAGTGCCTTCGCGTGCGCACTGCTGACGATTCCGGTAAAGCCCCGTGGGAACTCTGGTACGCGCACATCGATGGCTTCGACTGGAAGCCCGGCGTAGAATACCGCGTGAAAATTCACGGCGAGCCTGTCGACAACCCGCCCGCCGACGCTTCGAGCATGCGCTGGACGCTGGTCGAAGTCATTCGTCAAACGCCCACCCGATAA
- a CDS encoding TM2 domain-containing protein — MSALTYKSKTLTAGLAMLFGTLGLHRFYLYGLRDPFGWAHIVGSACGVAGWGLLVTSDLGSTAGWVLTILGAISLFSAFLSAIVYGLRPDERWDQQFNPNATKRSRSGWTAVIIVSVSLFVGAMLMMVGFAVAFQTYFETHDTPNRLSQ; from the coding sequence ATGAGCGCTCTCACCTATAAATCCAAAACCCTGACCGCCGGTCTGGCGATGCTGTTCGGCACACTCGGTCTGCACCGCTTCTATCTGTATGGCCTGCGCGACCCGTTTGGCTGGGCGCACATCGTAGGCTCGGCCTGCGGCGTGGCGGGGTGGGGTTTGTTGGTGACGAGCGATCTCGGTTCCACCGCAGGCTGGGTGCTGACGATTCTGGGAGCCATCTCCCTGTTCTCGGCGTTTCTCTCGGCCATCGTCTACGGACTTCGCCCGGATGAGCGCTGGGACCAACAGTTCAACCCCAACGCGACCAAGCGGTCGCGCTCGGGCTGGACTGCGGTCATCATCGTGAGCGTGTCGCTCTTCGTTGGCGCGATGCTGATGATGGTGGGTTTTGCCGTCGCGTTTCAGACGTACTTCGAGACGCACGACACGCCCAACCGCCTGTCGCAGTAA
- a CDS encoding Rossmann-like and DUF2520 domain-containing protein, giving the protein MSPLIPNDRRPTLGFIGAGRVAKALSVAASRSGYEVTAIASRSSGTAQALASQFPQCTAIAVDDARGMNGVFDHADLVFLTVPDDALASCAATLSPADNQALVHCSGASEVELLRPAAKHGAQIGGFHPLFLFAGLADDATRMAGSAITIEAEPAFATTLRALANAIGCRPLEIPAGERMRYHAGANYAASFLLCLLEEATELWRAIGMPENDAKEAMWPLVMGTLNAARERGLSGALAGPVSRGDAGIVTRHTEALASMGGNHATLYSLLTQRAIRLARQRPNADNDALDAIARAIAPYVPPVSPVAPKDTP; this is encoded by the coding sequence GTGAGCCCCCTCATCCCGAACGATCGACGGCCGACGCTGGGTTTCATCGGCGCTGGCCGTGTTGCGAAAGCCTTGTCGGTCGCGGCGTCGCGTTCGGGATACGAAGTGACCGCTATCGCGAGTCGCAGCTCCGGCACCGCGCAAGCCCTTGCCTCCCAATTCCCGCAGTGCACCGCCATCGCGGTCGACGACGCGCGTGGCATGAATGGTGTTTTCGATCACGCTGACCTCGTTTTCCTGACGGTGCCCGACGACGCGCTTGCGTCCTGCGCGGCGACTCTCTCGCCCGCCGACAACCAAGCCCTCGTGCATTGCAGCGGCGCCTCGGAAGTCGAGTTGCTGCGGCCCGCAGCGAAACACGGTGCGCAAATCGGCGGCTTCCATCCGCTGTTCCTTTTTGCCGGGCTCGCCGACGACGCCACACGCATGGCCGGCAGCGCCATCACCATTGAAGCCGAACCCGCGTTCGCGACGACCCTGCGCGCACTGGCCAACGCCATTGGCTGCCGACCGCTGGAGATTCCGGCCGGGGAACGCATGCGATATCACGCGGGCGCCAACTACGCAGCGAGCTTCCTGCTCTGTTTGCTGGAAGAAGCGACTGAACTCTGGCGGGCCATCGGCATGCCGGAGAACGATGCCAAAGAAGCGATGTGGCCGCTCGTCATGGGCACTCTCAACGCCGCACGGGAGCGTGGGCTTTCGGGGGCACTTGCAGGCCCTGTCTCGCGCGGCGATGCCGGGATCGTGACCCGGCACACCGAGGCGCTCGCCAGTATGGGCGGCAATCACGCCACGCTGTACTCGTTGCTGACGCAGCGTGCGATCCGGCTTGCGCGGCAGCGCCCCAACGCGGACAACGATGCGCTCGACGCGATCGCGCGCGCCATCGCCCCCTACGTGCCACCGGTCTCGCCGGTTGCCCCCAAAGACACACCATAG
- a CDS encoding PA0069 family radical SAM protein, with amino-acid sequence MASSFAPPPARRGRGAVANLESRFSEFRREADETRHESDMAHETEVKFVTQVALETARTIISRNTSSDIPFDRSINPYRGCEHGCTYCFARPTHAYLGLSPGLDFETRLYAKTNAAERLDAELRKRGYQPALLALGANTDPYQPIEREYRITRSVLEVLERFGHPVGITTKSALVTRDIDILSRMAQRGLARVFISVGTLDADIARKMEPRANTPPKRIEAIHKLTQAGIPTGVIVAPIVPALTDFDIERVLTTAAEAGATYAGYTMLRLPREVHDVFVEWLEVNYPMRARHVMSLIEQVRDGKHNSAEFGTRMRGTGLHAELIRQRFLLAARKLGLNQARPPLRNDHFKVPDLPVPSADTPSATANPQMPLF; translated from the coding sequence ATGGCTTCTTCATTCGCGCCGCCCCCGGCCCGCCGAGGCCGAGGCGCTGTCGCCAACCTGGAATCGCGCTTTTCCGAGTTCCGGCGAGAAGCGGACGAGACCCGCCATGAATCGGACATGGCCCATGAAACCGAGGTCAAGTTCGTTACGCAGGTCGCGCTGGAAACAGCCCGCACGATCATCTCGCGGAACACGTCGTCCGACATTCCCTTCGACCGCTCCATCAACCCGTATCGCGGCTGCGAACACGGCTGCACGTACTGTTTCGCGCGGCCGACCCATGCCTATCTTGGGCTCTCGCCGGGGCTCGACTTCGAGACGCGGCTGTATGCCAAGACCAACGCCGCCGAGCGGCTCGACGCCGAACTGCGCAAACGAGGTTATCAACCGGCGTTGCTGGCGCTCGGCGCGAACACCGATCCGTATCAGCCGATCGAGCGCGAGTACCGGATTACGCGCAGCGTGCTTGAAGTCCTGGAGCGTTTCGGGCACCCGGTCGGCATTACGACGAAATCGGCACTCGTGACGCGCGACATTGACATCCTGTCGCGCATGGCGCAACGCGGGCTCGCGCGCGTATTCATTTCAGTGGGAACGCTCGACGCCGACATCGCCCGCAAGATGGAGCCGCGGGCCAACACGCCCCCGAAACGCATCGAAGCTATTCACAAGCTCACGCAGGCCGGCATCCCAACGGGCGTGATCGTCGCGCCGATCGTGCCGGCGCTGACCGATTTCGATATCGAGCGGGTATTGACGACGGCCGCTGAGGCCGGGGCCACGTACGCCGGGTACACCATGCTGCGCTTGCCGCGCGAGGTGCACGACGTTTTCGTCGAATGGCTGGAGGTGAACTATCCGATGCGCGCCCGCCACGTGATGAGCCTGATCGAGCAGGTACGTGACGGCAAACACAACAGTGCGGAGTTCGGCACGCGAATGCGCGGGACCGGGCTGCATGCCGAACTCATCCGGCAACGCTTTCTTCTGGCAGCCCGCAAGCTCGGGCTCAATCAGGCGCGCCCGCCGCTTCGCAACGACCACTTCAAGGTGCCGGATCTCCCTGTGCCGTCGGCCGACACCCCAAGCGCGACGGCCAACCCGCAAATGCCGCTTTTTTAA
- a CDS encoding Lrp/AsnC ligand binding domain-containing protein, whose product MRMQQQSIRTLDRLDRRILTLLQQDGRMSMKDLSEQVGLSITPCIERVKRMERDGVIMGYFARVNPAALGAALLVFVEITLDHKSGNMFDQFRREVLRIPEVMECHLISGDFDYLIKARIREMSEYRKLLGDILLQLPGAVQSKSYVVMEEIKETLTVNVEE is encoded by the coding sequence ATGCGAATGCAGCAGCAATCGATTCGGACGCTGGACCGGCTTGACCGGCGCATCCTCACATTGCTTCAGCAAGACGGCCGAATGTCGATGAAAGACCTGTCGGAACAGGTGGGGCTGTCGATCACGCCATGCATCGAGCGGGTGAAGCGCATGGAGCGCGACGGGGTGATCATGGGCTACTTCGCGCGCGTGAATCCGGCGGCGCTGGGCGCGGCGCTGCTGGTCTTCGTCGAGATCACGCTCGATCACAAATCGGGGAACATGTTCGACCAGTTTCGACGCGAAGTGCTGCGTATTCCCGAGGTCATGGAGTGTCATCTCATCTCGGGCGACTTCGACTATCTGATCAAAGCGCGCATTCGCGAAATGTCGGAATACCGGAAATTGCTTGGCGACATCCTGCTGCAATTGCCGGGCGCCGTGCAGTCGAAGAGTTACGTCGTGATGGAAGAAATCAAAGAGACGCTCACGGTCAACGTCGAAGAGTGA
- a CDS encoding D-amino acid dehydrogenase, translating to MKVIVLGSGVIGVTSAYYLAKAGHDVTVLDRQVGPALETSFGNAGQISPGYASPWAAPGIPTKAIKWLFQKHAPLAIRPDGSLSQLKWLYQMLRNCTPERYTVNKERMVRIAEYSRDCFRALRAETGIAYEGRQAGTLQLFRTDEQLANAARDIAVLEEAGVPFELLDRTALASAEPALAAVAHKLTGGLRLPNDETGDCQLFTTRLATMAEALGVKFRYDMPIDGLHVVGDKIEGVVCAGMMQRADAYVVALGSYSTPFLRGIVDIPVYPLKGYSITVPIVDAERAPVSTVLDETYKIAVTRFDDRIRVGGMAEVVGYNKALNPARRATLEMVVNDLYPGAGNTAEASFWTGLRPMTPDGTPIVGATALRNLFLNTGHGTLGWTMSCGSGQLLADLMSGRRPAVLSDDLSVARYSGAPEAQAQPAFA from the coding sequence ATGAAGGTCATCGTTCTCGGCAGCGGCGTCATCGGCGTTACCAGCGCCTACTACCTGGCAAAGGCCGGGCACGACGTCACGGTGCTTGATCGCCAGGTTGGCCCGGCGCTCGAGACCAGCTTCGGCAACGCCGGCCAGATTTCGCCGGGCTACGCCTCACCGTGGGCAGCACCGGGTATTCCGACCAAGGCGATCAAGTGGCTGTTCCAGAAGCACGCCCCGTTGGCGATTCGTCCGGACGGCTCGCTCTCGCAGTTGAAGTGGCTCTATCAGATGCTGCGCAACTGCACGCCGGAGCGTTACACCGTCAACAAGGAACGCATGGTGCGCATTGCGGAATACAGCCGCGACTGCTTCCGCGCCCTGCGCGCCGAGACGGGTATCGCGTATGAAGGCCGTCAAGCCGGCACGCTGCAACTGTTCCGTACCGACGAACAACTCGCCAATGCCGCACGTGACATCGCCGTGCTGGAAGAAGCCGGCGTGCCGTTCGAACTGCTCGATCGCACGGCCCTCGCCAGCGCCGAACCGGCCCTCGCTGCTGTGGCGCACAAACTCACGGGCGGCCTGCGCCTGCCGAACGACGAGACCGGCGATTGCCAGCTCTTCACGACGCGTCTGGCCACGATGGCCGAAGCGCTCGGCGTGAAATTCCGCTACGACATGCCGATCGACGGCCTGCACGTGGTCGGCGACAAGATCGAAGGCGTGGTGTGCGCCGGCATGATGCAGCGCGCCGACGCCTACGTTGTGGCGCTCGGTTCTTACTCGACGCCGTTCCTGCGTGGCATCGTCGACATTCCGGTCTATCCGCTCAAGGGCTATTCGATCACCGTGCCGATCGTCGATGCCGAACGCGCACCGGTCTCGACCGTGCTGGACGAAACCTACAAGATCGCCGTCACGCGTTTCGACGATCGCATTCGCGTCGGCGGCATGGCCGAAGTCGTGGGCTACAACAAGGCACTCAACCCGGCACGCCGCGCCACGCTCGAAATGGTCGTCAACGATCTGTATCCGGGCGCGGGCAACACGGCGGAAGCGTCGTTCTGGACCGGCCTGCGTCCGATGACGCCGGACGGCACGCCGATTGTCGGCGCCACGGCGCTGCGCAATCTGTTCCTGAATACGGGGCATGGCACGCTGGGCTGGACGATGTCGTGCGGCTCCGGCCAGTTGCTGGCCGATCTGATGTCGGGCCGCCGGCCGGCCGTTTTGTCCGACGATCTGTCGGTGGCGCGCTACAGTGGCGCGCCGGAAGCGCAGGCCCAACCGGCCTTCGCCTGA
- the ald gene encoding alanine dehydrogenase, with protein MKIGVPKEIKNHEYRVGMTPAAVREVVARGHEVWIETQAGAGIGMDDTVYAAAGARIAANAVDVFDRAELIVKVKEPQAVERARLRPHHTLFTYLHLAPDPEQTRDLIKSGATCIAYETVTSATGGLPLLAPMSEVAGRMSIQAGATALEKTHGGLGLLLSGVPGVEAGKVVILGGGVVGTNAATVAIGIGAQVTVIDKSVDALRRISAQFGGRVQTVYSTQHAIEQHLREADLVIGGVLIPGAAAPKLITRAMLGLMRKGSVIVDVAIDQGGCCETSHPTTHADPVYIVEGVVHYCVANMPGGVPRTSTFALNNVTLPFILQLAEHGAVAAMRADPHLLAGLNVARGMVTNRGVAEALGLTYHDPHAVLANLPAAA; from the coding sequence ATGAAGATCGGCGTACCGAAGGAGATCAAGAACCACGAATACCGCGTAGGCATGACGCCCGCAGCCGTACGCGAAGTCGTGGCACGCGGGCACGAGGTATGGATCGAGACGCAAGCCGGTGCAGGCATCGGCATGGACGATACGGTCTACGCTGCTGCCGGGGCGCGAATCGCTGCCAATGCCGTCGACGTCTTCGACCGTGCCGAGTTGATCGTCAAGGTCAAAGAGCCGCAGGCGGTTGAGCGTGCACGTCTACGCCCCCATCACACGCTGTTCACGTATCTGCACCTCGCCCCCGACCCCGAACAGACCCGCGACTTGATCAAGAGCGGTGCTACGTGCATCGCCTATGAGACGGTGACCTCGGCCACTGGCGGTCTGCCGTTGCTCGCCCCGATGTCCGAAGTCGCCGGCCGCATGTCGATTCAAGCCGGCGCTACGGCGCTCGAAAAAACACACGGCGGCCTTGGCCTGCTGCTCTCCGGCGTGCCGGGGGTGGAAGCGGGCAAGGTGGTGATTCTCGGGGGAGGCGTCGTGGGCACCAATGCCGCGACGGTGGCGATCGGCATCGGTGCGCAGGTCACCGTCATCGACAAGTCGGTGGATGCGTTGCGACGCATCAGCGCCCAGTTCGGCGGACGTGTGCAGACGGTCTACTCGACACAGCACGCCATCGAGCAACATCTTCGCGAGGCGGATCTCGTGATCGGCGGCGTGTTGATTCCGGGCGCCGCGGCACCGAAGCTGATCACTCGGGCGATGCTCGGACTCATGCGCAAGGGGTCGGTCATCGTAGACGTGGCGATCGATCAGGGCGGCTGTTGCGAAACATCGCATCCGACCACGCACGCCGATCCGGTCTATATCGTGGAAGGCGTCGTGCACTACTGCGTGGCGAATATGCCGGGTGGCGTGCCGCGCACCTCGACGTTTGCGTTGAACAACGTGACGCTGCCGTTCATTCTGCAACTAGCCGAGCATGGCGCCGTAGCGGCGATGCGCGCTGACCCGCACCTGCTCGCGGGTCTGAACGTCGCACGCGGCATGGTGACGAATCGAGGCGTGGCCGAGGCGCTCGGGCTGACCTATCACGATCCGCACGCCGTTTTGGCCAACCTGCCGGCGGCTGCCTGA
- a CDS encoding efflux RND transporter permease subunit: MSISAAFIKRPIGTSLLAAALFLVGVAAWPLLPVAPLPQVDFPTIQVSVTLPGADPSTMASNVATPLERQFSLIAGLTQMTSTSALGTTSITLQFDLNRNIDAAAVDVQAAINAAGGQLPNNLPSPPTYRKVNPADSPIMLMAVKSDTLPLTMVNDYADNILAQQISQIDGVGLVNIGGTQKPAIRVQLDPDKVAALGLDLETVRGALASATVNTPKGSFDGPRQSVTVYDNGQLLDPVRWNDVIVAYRGGAPVRVRDLGQAVAGPENARFAGWAYRGAAMPESEPLKSGRSVFLAVTKQPGANVIATVERIKAALPRLQASIPPAVEVNVLTDRTQTIRASVEDVEFTLVLTGVLVVLVIFLFLRNLPATLIPAVTVPLAMMGTAAVMYAIGFSLDNLSLMALTISVGFVVDDAIVMLENIYRHVEDGMAPMEAAYRGAAEIGFTIVSISVSLVAVFIPLLLMGGIVGRLFREFAITVTLTIAISVIVSLTLTPMLCSRFLRDASNVQHGRLYRWFETGFSRMQDGYRHGLHIVLEHQFVTLMVFIATVALTALLYVVIPKGFFPQQDTGFVFGFAESSQDTSFKLMSERVVKVADVVRQDPAVLSFVANTGNTTANTANFYINLKPKSAGRTLSADQVIARLRPKLAQLEGINLFLQAGQDINVGGRLARTQYQYTLTDADINELNVWAPRLLERLRKLPQLTDLATDQQSNAPTATLTIDRDRASSFGISPAVIESTLYDAIGQRQIAQYFTQINSYHVIMEVTPALQSDPSLLDKLYLTSPITGQRVPLSTFVSVDRSKTNYLLISHQSQFPAVTLSFNLAPGVSLGEAVDAIRTAQAEMNLPLSLNGTFQGTAQAFRDSLATQPYLILAALIAVYIVLGLLYESYIHPLTILSTLPSAGVGALLILMIGGHDLSVIALIGIILLIGIVKKNGIMMVDFALTAEREHGLSPEESIYQACLLRFRPIMMTTMCALLAGLPLMLGSGAGSELRRPLGYAMVGGLLLSQALTLFTTPVVYLYLDRASQWYRRRREAKGAGGAP; the protein is encoded by the coding sequence ATGTCCATCTCGGCCGCCTTCATCAAACGTCCCATCGGCACGTCGCTGTTGGCGGCGGCGCTCTTTCTCGTGGGTGTCGCCGCGTGGCCGCTGTTGCCAGTCGCACCGCTCCCGCAGGTCGATTTTCCGACCATTCAGGTCTCGGTTACGTTGCCCGGGGCCGATCCGTCGACCATGGCGTCGAATGTGGCCACGCCGCTGGAGCGGCAGTTCTCGCTGATCGCGGGCCTGACGCAGATGACGTCGACCAGTGCGCTGGGTACCACGTCGATCACGTTGCAGTTTGATCTGAACCGCAATATCGACGCAGCAGCCGTCGACGTGCAGGCGGCCATCAACGCGGCCGGCGGTCAGTTGCCGAACAATCTGCCGAGTCCGCCAACGTATCGCAAGGTCAACCCGGCCGACTCCCCGATCATGCTGATGGCGGTCAAGTCGGACACCTTGCCGCTCACGATGGTGAACGACTACGCCGATAACATCCTGGCGCAGCAGATTTCACAGATCGATGGCGTCGGGCTGGTCAACATCGGGGGCACGCAGAAGCCTGCGATTCGCGTGCAGCTCGATCCGGACAAGGTCGCAGCCCTAGGCCTTGATCTCGAAACGGTGCGCGGCGCGCTCGCGAGTGCGACCGTCAACACGCCCAAAGGCAGTTTCGACGGACCTCGCCAGAGTGTGACGGTCTACGACAACGGCCAATTGCTCGATCCGGTGCGCTGGAACGACGTGATCGTTGCGTACCGTGGCGGGGCGCCGGTGCGTGTGCGCGACTTGGGGCAGGCCGTGGCCGGTCCGGAAAACGCTCGCTTTGCTGGCTGGGCGTATCGCGGCGCGGCCATGCCGGAGAGTGAGCCGCTCAAGAGCGGGCGCTCGGTGTTTCTCGCCGTGACCAAGCAACCGGGCGCGAACGTGATTGCCACGGTCGAGCGCATCAAGGCTGCGTTGCCGCGCTTGCAGGCGTCGATTCCCCCGGCGGTGGAGGTCAACGTGCTCACCGACCGCACGCAGACTATCCGGGCGTCAGTCGAGGACGTCGAGTTCACGCTGGTGCTCACCGGTGTGCTCGTCGTGCTGGTGATCTTCCTGTTCTTACGGAATCTGCCCGCAACGCTCATTCCCGCCGTGACGGTGCCGCTCGCAATGATGGGGACGGCTGCCGTGATGTACGCGATCGGCTTCAGCCTCGACAACCTCTCGCTCATGGCGCTGACGATCTCGGTCGGCTTCGTCGTGGACGATGCCATCGTGATGCTCGAGAACATCTACCGCCACGTCGAGGACGGCATGGCCCCGATGGAGGCGGCCTATCGCGGGGCCGCCGAAATCGGCTTCACGATCGTGTCGATTTCGGTGTCGTTGGTGGCGGTTTTCATTCCGTTGCTATTGATGGGCGGTATCGTCGGCCGTCTGTTCCGGGAGTTTGCGATCACGGTGACGCTGACCATCGCGATCTCGGTGATCGTCTCGCTCACGCTCACGCCGATGCTCTGTTCGAGATTCTTGCGCGACGCGTCGAACGTGCAGCATGGCCGTCTGTATCGCTGGTTCGAAACCGGCTTCTCGCGCATGCAGGACGGTTATCGGCACGGACTGCATATCGTGCTTGAGCATCAGTTCGTGACGCTGATGGTGTTCATTGCCACGGTGGCGCTCACAGCGCTGCTCTACGTCGTGATCCCGAAGGGTTTCTTCCCGCAACAGGACACGGGCTTCGTGTTCGGCTTTGCGGAATCGTCGCAGGACACGTCGTTCAAGCTGATGAGCGAGCGCGTGGTCAAGGTGGCCGATGTGGTGCGGCAAGATCCGGCGGTGCTGAGTTTTGTGGCCAATACGGGCAATACCACCGCGAACACGGCAAATTTCTACATCAACCTCAAGCCGAAGTCGGCCGGGCGAACGCTCTCGGCCGATCAGGTGATTGCGCGGCTGCGCCCTAAACTCGCGCAACTCGAAGGGATCAATCTGTTTTTGCAAGCCGGGCAGGACATCAATGTCGGTGGCCGTCTGGCACGCACGCAGTATCAGTACACGTTGACCGACGCCGACATCAATGAGCTCAACGTGTGGGCGCCGCGATTGCTGGAGCGTTTGCGAAAATTGCCGCAACTCACGGATCTCGCGACCGACCAGCAGAGCAATGCGCCCACGGCGACACTGACCATCGACCGCGACCGGGCGTCGAGTTTCGGCATTTCGCCTGCGGTTATCGAGTCAACGCTTTACGACGCCATCGGGCAGCGCCAGATCGCGCAGTACTTCACGCAGATCAACAGCTATCACGTGATCATGGAAGTCACGCCCGCATTGCAGTCAGATCCGTCGTTGCTCGACAAGCTCTATCTCACGTCGCCGATCACAGGCCAGCGCGTGCCGCTCTCTACGTTCGTCTCGGTGGACCGCAGCAAGACCAACTACCTGCTGATTAGCCACCAGAGCCAGTTTCCCGCTGTGACGCTCTCGTTCAATCTCGCGCCGGGGGTGTCGCTGGGCGAGGCGGTCGATGCGATTCGAACCGCGCAGGCCGAGATGAATCTTCCGCTTTCGCTGAACGGCACCTTTCAAGGCACGGCGCAGGCGTTTCGCGATTCGCTCGCGACGCAGCCGTACCTGATTCTGGCCGCACTGATTGCGGTGTATATCGTGCTCGGCTTGCTCTACGAGAGCTATATCCACCCGCTCACCATTCTTTCTACGCTGCCATCGGCAGGCGTGGGCGCGCTGCTGATCCTGATGATCGGCGGACACGATCTGAGCGTGATCGCGCTGATCGGCATCATCCTGCTGATCGGGATCGTCAAGAAGAACGGGATCATGATGGTCGACTTCGCGCTGACGGCGGAGCGCGAGCACGGTCTCTCGCCCGAGGAGTCGATCTATCAGGCGTGCCTGCTGCGCTTTCGGCCAATCATGATGACGACGATGTGCGCGTTGCTCGCGGGCTTGCCGTTGATGTTGGGGAGTGGCGCGGGCTCGGAATTGCGGCGTCCGCTGGGGTATGCGATGGTCGGCGGTTTGCTGCTCTCGCAGGCGCTGACGCTTTTCACCACACCAGTCGTGTATCTCTATCTTGATCGGGCGAGTCAGTGGTATCGGCGTCGCAGAGAGGCGAAGGGCGCGGGCGGGGCGCCGTGA